TGAGGTTTCGGGAACGAATTTGTGTATTGGACAATAAGGTGATGAAAAATGAACTGATGGAAGAAGCTCATCATTCTCACCACACAGTACATGCACATAAGAAGTAATATATAAGATGTACCTAAACTCGAGAGAATTTTTCAGCCATTTCACGTACTGCTAGAATGGAAGTAGCTAGGCAGAAGTTGCCATGAACTTTGTAATTGGATTGTCCAGAACAGTGGCAGGGCAGAATGCAACACGGGTGGCTACCATCTACCATTATTTCGGATCGGAATCTCCGTTACAATTCAAGGTTCTGGATAAGTTTGCAGAAGCTATGTATGAGAAATAAGTTAAAGTTTAGTACAACCTTCCACCGGCATGATAATTAATGCTCAATCGGAAGGCCGGGCCGGGATCATCCAAATATTGGAAGAGATGCTACGGATGTGTGTGCTTGATTTAAAAGAAGGTTGGATCCAACACCTACCCTTGATCCAATTCGCCTACAACAATATCTTCTAGGTGATCATTGGTTGTTGCATTTGGGGCACTATATAAACTAAGCTAGCTCAGATTATAATTAAGAAAGCAAGTTGTTTTTGGCGATCGCCAACATGTTTGGGTTTTGCTACACATTCTTATTTAGTGTCAGATATTTGGAAACACACAAataccaggaaaaaaaaaaaaaaaaaaaaaaaaaaaaaaaaaaaaaaaaaaaaaaaggaaaagaaaaagagaaagtggaACGCATGTTTATATTGGAAAACTCTGGCGTGGCTTTGCAAGAATCCAAAAGTCAAAACTCAAGCAGCACGTACGTGTGGACAACCTCagttactttattttttatgttttttttttttttttttaaatgtttttcttcGGAGCACTTTACATGCCTTAACTGCAGGCAAAAAACCCTGGTTCTCATTTCTAACAGAGTCACCACCATATGTAGCAAGAGATAAAGAATCCACTGAGTATTTAATTTACCCAATCAGGTCTCCCGATtgacgaaaataccctcaaCCAAAACCATACTCAACTCCAACTTACTCCGTCATTTCCCGCAAAACACTGTCCTTTTTCGTCCACCCGAAGTCTTACCCTGTCCAAATTTTCTCCCAGTCTCAGTCCCTTCCACCACTGTCCTAAACCCAACAGAAGCAGAGTTaagagagagttagagagagagagagagagagagagagggcagAAATGGAAGGAAGCACAAACAGAGCGGAGGCGGAGAGGTGGCTGAGCATAGCAGAGAGGCTCCTGATGACAAGTGACTTTCACGGGGCAAAGAGCTTCGCGATCCGGGCACGTGACTCCGACCCGAGGACGAGGATGGAGTCCGCGGACCAAATAATCGCCGTCGCCGACACGCTAATTGCCGGAGAGTCCCGGATCACCGACGGCCAGCCCAACTGGTACGCCATCCTCCAGCTCGTCCAGCCGACTCAGAGCCTCGAGCTCATCGCTACTCAGTTCCGCCGGCTAGCCATCCTCCTCAGTCCGGAAAGGAACCGCCTCGGATTCGCCGATCAGGCCTTCAGGCTCGTCGCCGACGCCTGGTCCGTTCTCTCCCACCCCTCCAAGAAAGCCGATTTCGATCACGCGCTCAGCATTTTCTTGGCCTCCGAGTCGACTCAGCCACAACTATCTGTGAGAAGAAGCCCTCGAACCAAGGACGGAAAAGCAGTACCCTCAGACGAAGATAGGCCGAGTTTCAATCACGTCACCGAGTCGACTGGGCAATCTCGGCCTACTCCTGAGTGGATTGGGCAATCTCGACCTACTCCTGAGTCGACCAGGCAATCTCGGCCTACTCCTGAGTCGACTGAACAATCTCGGCGTACTCCTGAGCCAACTACTAGGCAATCTCGACCTACTCCTGAGCCAACTACTCGGCAATCTCGGCGGCCTACTCCTGAGCCAACTACTCGGCAATCTCGGCCTACTCCTGAGTCGAATCGACAATCTCGTCCTACTCCTGAGTCGACTCGGCAAGAAACTCGTCCGGCTGAGTCAGAATCGCCGAGTTTCTGGACGGCGTGCCCGTACTGCTACGTGCTTTACGAGTACCCCAAGGTCTACGAGGAGTGTACTCTTCGTTGCCAGAAATGTAAGATGGCGTTCCACGCGGTGATGATACCGTCACCACCGGTGACAGACAAAGACACGTACTTCTGTTGCTGGGGGTTCTTCCCGATAGGGCTTACGTGTAATGACTCGAGCGGGTCGTCGAAGTGGACGCCGATCTCGCCGGTGTTCGCTTGTCCCGTGCAAGCCGCGGGCGGAGCAAACAGAAACGTTTCGAAACCGAAGAGCTCGCCGAGGGTTTATTATGACGACCAGGACGCGCTTTTGGAGGTTTCTGACTCGAGTGAGGATTCGGATGATGAGTGGGGGAGTAATAGGAGGAAAAGAAAGGCGAAGAAAAGAGCCTCCGCGAGTGCGTATGCGAAGAAAGCTCAGAATGAGAGAGTGAGGAAGGTACAGTCCAATGCGGCCAGCGGTGAAACTTTGGAGGGTTCGAAGGCGGAGGCGAGTAAGAAGTCGGGGGGCGGTGCGGGGAAGAGGGGCGCGGCGGAGTTGGGAAAATTGGATTTGAATGTGGAGTTCAGTAATGAGGCGGAGGAGCCAGCGCGGGGGACTAATGCAGGTAATGGGGAGGAGGATAACATCGAAGGGATTGGGTTTTTTGAAGGTCTTGATGAGTTCTTGAGTAGCTTGCCGATTCTGAAAGGTTAAAGGCTACTTGGTGAAGTAAGACTTCTTCCTTTTGTTGTTGCTGTTGTAGCTGTTGTGCTTTTGTATGGTATGTACAATTATATTATGTAGAGCTGCTGTGCGTTTTGTTCAATGGTCCTCAATTAGCCAATCGTTCATATGATTCGCTGCAATTTGCTTCTAGTCATTCTTTTGACGGCTGTGAGGAGGATGTTTCCACCACTGTGATTATCCTCTTGTGTAACATTGGATGACTGAGGTTTTAGTTAAATTCGGTTACGTTGTTAGCCATGAAGAGGACCTGGTTGATGGGAACCTTGAAAGTTGTCTCTTCAATAGCTTTCTGCAAAGGTTATTTTACTTTTCTTAGTATTTATTGATTATTGTCTTCACTCATGTAAAGAAAGATCAGGTGCCCGAGATCAAAAAGAGATCTAAAGGAAACTGTCGCATTGATTAGTCATATTAGTTACTGGCTGACCCATCAGACAGAGACTCTGTTAATTCTTTACCTCTGTCATCTATTAGATACCACCACCATTTGTCCCTATCAACTGCTATCTGTCCCATTCCACGTCTCCGCACCTACACCAATTCGCTGTTATTTTAACTAACATCTCCAGTTCAGTAGTTGGTATGGGGATCAGAGCACAAAACAGAAAACGATTGGAGACCAAAGAGAAAGAGGTGTGAGAGGAGACGAACGATGGAGCTGATGGTTTTAGATAGGGGTCTGTTAGGCCCCATCTAACTATTGGGTTGTGGTTTGAGGGGCTGCAATATGGTCATCTTCAGCTCTGTTTTATGGTACAAAAACAGGGCATGGCTAGTGGGAGATATCTAGATGTGGTGGGTATTGCATGTATTGTAGTGTAATGTACGATGTGGGTTGGTTTGCATGTATTTGGGATAAATGTACGATACAGGAAGTTTAATGGTGTTGTGGGAAATTCTGAGAAAGAATTGCTAGCACATTTTGGTTCTAATGACAATGAAGATTTTGATGAGGCATTATCCAAGATTATGCAGATTGGAACTTTGAGAGATTATCGATGTGAGTTTGAACTGTTCACAAACTGTGTGGTTGTCTGGCCTGAGAAGGCACTAATAGATACCTTTATGGGAGGACTTAAAGAGGAAATCACCGCTGAGGTTCACATGTTTAAGCCTGAAACCCTGCGTGAAGCCATTTAGATGGCCTAAATAAGGGACGAATGCCTCTCTTGTCAAAGGTGATCTCTATGACCTGCCATCTCAACTATGGCAACCACCGTCACACCTTCCGCCAACCACTAGACATTTTGCTTCTTCtgtgaaaaaaaattctgcGAGAATAAATGCAGTGCAAATGAGAAAAAGGGTTTGTGTTTCAATTGCAGCGAATGGTTTACTCCTGGCCATAGGTGTCTGATCCTGCTGTTGCTCTTCATTGTGAATGCCCTTTCTGCAGAAAGCCAGACAGCCTTTGagggatttggtttggtggtcTGGCTCTCCCACCATTTTCCAAATCtagaccttgaggacaaggtttATCTCAAGAGGAAGGGGGATGAGTGTTAGGTCCCCATCTAATTGTCAGGTTGTGGGTCTGCAACATGGTGATGTTCAACTCGGTTTTATGGTGTAAAAATAGGGTGTGGCTAGTGGGGTTATCCAAATGTGGAGTGTATTACATATAGTTGGTTTGCATGTATTGTAGTGTAGTGGAGGATGTGGAATGATTATTTGCATGTATTTTTGGGGTAATGTTGGAGATGGATAGTTTAGTGGTGTTGTGGGTCTCTTTAGTGGATGGTTATAAAAGCGAAGACAAGAGATGAATCGTGCTCCCACTGGGGGGAGGGAATTGGCGAATCAATCCTCTTGTATGTTGTTTGTTCCGACCCTAACTAGAACTTGTTGAATTTTCCCTTCAGTTCTTGAATTTCTGATTGGGTTCCATCAGGGGCCTTGAGGAGGAATTATGGGGGGATGGTAGAGAAAATGGGCTATTTTGAAAGAGAGGAGAGATCTGGTTTTTTAGGGGTTTTGtggacaagaaagaaaaataaaaaataataataataaaaattaataaaaataaaagaagaagaagaagaagaagaaaaaaagtgaggAAAAACAGTAAAGCAAGGGATTATAGGGAGAGGTTCTGGTTGTACAATAGACATACAAAGATTATGGAAATAGAAGATAAAGTGGAATACTGGAGAAAAACAGGTTAGATTCcaaaattttccaattttttattgtttcttctttctttaaaaCTATAAATCTCGTCTTCATTTTTAGTTCTAAACACTTCTGCCCAGCTAGTTTTTGTTTGGCTTGAATTTTCATTCTATAATTTAGGTTTAATATCGAGTAAGGATTTGCGGAGGAATTTGAGGAAGAACCACATAATTTGAGGGAATGAGGGATGGCGGAATCCAAATAGATTGCGCTCGATTGTATAACTAAAACCCTGCTCTCCACCATCAATATTCACCATCTTCGAAATTATATGACTCACAATCATCCATATCAACGTCCTCCACACTCTCTAAACCATTGCCTTCATTTATAACTCAGTCATCCTTATCAACATCATCCGCACTCTAAACCATTGCCTTCATTTTCATCCCCAGTTCAGTATTCTTATTCAAACCTAACCTCAAAACAGTTTACCCCTGTTACTGAAACCCATCTCCTCTATAAGCACCATGGTCATCAAACCCAACAACCAGTGTCATATCACGCAAGGTGTAAAGTTGAGTTGTTCAATAATGATGTTGATATTAATATCACTTCCACGAGGGTTTTGTAACGGTGCCATCCCTTCCTTACTTGAAACTGTCTGAAGACAAGAAATCAGAAGCGAAGTGGTCAGTTTGTGTTTGGAACCTAATTGAATGGTGATTGGCTCCAAATGACCTCTAGGGTTTGGTCCTGGTCATTGATAACTTTACCCAAAAGAGTAGGTTGGAGCTGGTACCACTAGTTTCTTAAGCTCAGTAAATGGATTATTTTTTGTGCTGGAGGCTGTGAGAGATCCTATGATTTACAAATTGGAGCAACTTGGTTGCACAATTATGTTCGTAGATTTAGCTAAATAATGCCATAGTAACTCTGGCTTGTTATGATTAATTGTCAGACTTGGAGTAGGAATACAAAAATGTGCCTGAAAAGTATCAGAATGAACTTAGTGGGAGTAGAAGCTATTCTTTCTTGGAGGTACTTCCTGTAACTGCTTAGTAGCCATCATGAGTTAGATTATAGTTATTGCTTTTTTCTTGAGTTTATTCCACGTGCAGTTTACTTTCAATTT
The sequence above is drawn from the Alnus glutinosa chromosome 11, dhAlnGlut1.1, whole genome shotgun sequence genome and encodes:
- the LOC133881599 gene encoding uncharacterized protein LOC133881599; this translates as MEGSTNRAEAERWLSIAERLLMTSDFHGAKSFAIRARDSDPRTRMESADQIIAVADTLIAGESRITDGQPNWYAILQLVQPTQSLELIATQFRRLAILLSPERNRLGFADQAFRLVADAWSVLSHPSKKADFDHALSIFLASESTQPQLSVRRSPRTKDGKAVPSDEDRPSFNHVTESTGQSRPTPEWIGQSRPTPESTRQSRPTPESTEQSRRTPEPTTRQSRPTPEPTTRQSRRPTPEPTTRQSRPTPESNRQSRPTPESTRQETRPAESESPSFWTACPYCYVLYEYPKVYEECTLRCQKCKMAFHAVMIPSPPVTDKDTYFCCWGFFPIGLTCNDSSGSSKWTPISPVFACPVQAAGGANRNVSKPKSSPRVYYDDQDALLEVSDSSEDSDDEWGSNRRKRKAKKRASASAYAKKAQNERVRKVQSNAASGETLEGSKAEASKKSGGGAGKRGAAELGKLDLNVEFSNEAEEPARGTNAGNGEEDNIEGIGFFEGLDEFLSSLPILKG